One Sus scrofa isolate TJ Tabasco breed Duroc chromosome 1, Sscrofa11.1, whole genome shotgun sequence DNA segment encodes these proteins:
- the VPS4B gene encoding vacuolar protein sorting-associated protein 4B, which yields MASTSPNLQKAIDLASKAAQEDKAGNYEEALQFYQHAVQYFLHIIKYEAQGDKAKQNIRAKCTEYLDRAEKLKEYLKKKESKPQKPVKEGQPSPADEKGNDSDGEGESDDPEKKKLQNQLQGAIVIERPNVKWSDVAGLEGAKEALKEAIILPIKFPHLFTGKRTPWRGILLFGPPGTGKSYLAKAVATEANNSTFFSVSSSDLVSKWLGESEKLVKNLFQLARENKPSIIFIDEIDSLCGSRSENESEAARRIKTEFLVQMQGVGVDNDGILVLGATNIPWVLDSAIRRRFEKRIYIPLPEAHTRTAMFKLHLGTTQNNLTEADFWDLGKKTEGYSGADISIIVRDALMQPVRKVQSATHFKKVRGPSRADPNHIVDDLLTPCSPGDPGAIEMTWMDIPGDKLLEPVVCMSDMLRSLSSTKPTVNEHDLLKLKKFTEDFGQEG from the exons AAAGCGATAGATCTTGCTAGCAAAGCAGCCCAAGAAGACAAAGCTGGGAACTATGAGGAAGCCCTTCAATTCTACCAACATGCTGTGCAGTATTTTCTCCATATAATTAAAT ATGAAGCACAGGGTGATAAAGCCAAGCAAAATATCAGGGCAAAGTGTACAGAATATCTCGACAGAGcagaaaaactaaaagagtacctgaaaaagaaagaaagcaaaccacAGAAGCCAGTGAAAGAGGGACAACCAAGTCCAGCTGATGAGAAGGG gAATGACAGTGATGGGGAAGGAGAATCTGATGatcctgaaaaaaagaaactacagaaTCAACTTCAAG GTGCCATTGTTATAGAACGACCAAATGTGAAATGGAGTGATGTTGCTGGTCTTGAAGGAGCCAAAGAAGCACTGAAAGAGGCTATTATATTGCCTAttaagtttcctcatctctttACGG GCAAGAGAACACCTTGGCGAGGAATCTTGTTATTTGGGCCACCTGGTACAGGAAAATCCTATTTAGCCAAAGCTGTAGCAACAGAAGCAAACAACTCAACATTTTTCTCAGTATCTTCCTCTGACCTTGTTTCTAAGTGGCTAGGTGAAAGTGAAAA gctaGTTAAGAACTTATTTCAACTTGCCAGAGAGAATAAACCTTCCATTATCTTCATCGATGAAATTGATTCTCTGTGTGGTTCAAGAAGTGAAAATGAAAGTGAAGCTGCACGTAGAATTAAAACAGAGTTCCTAGTTCAAATGCAAG GGGTTGGTGTGGACAATGATGGAATTTTGGTTCTGGGAGCAACAAATATACCCTGGGTTTTGGATTCTGCCATTAGGCGAAG aTTTGAGAAACGAATTTATATCCCTTTGCCTGAGGCCCACACCCGAACAGCAATGTTTAAACTTCACTTAGGGACCACGCAGAACAATCTAACAGAAGCAGACTTCTGGGATCTTGGAAAGAAAACTGAAGGTTATTCAGGGGCTGACATAAGCATCATTGTGCGTGATGCTCTTATGCAGCCGGTTAGGAAAGTACAGTCAgctactcattttaaaaag GTTCGTGGACCTTCACGAGCTGATCCTAACCACATAGTAGATGATCTGCTAACACCCTGTTCTCCAGGTGACCCTGGTGCCATTGAAATGACATGGATGGATATCCCTGGGGATAAACTTTTGGAGCCAGTTGTTTGCATG TCGGATATGCTCCGGTCACTATCAAGCACAAAACCCACAGTCAATGAACACGACTTGTTGAAATTAAAGAAGTTTACGGAAGATTTTGGCCAAGAAGGCTAA